In a genomic window of Tripterygium wilfordii isolate XIE 37 chromosome 8, ASM1340144v1, whole genome shotgun sequence:
- the LOC120003568 gene encoding uncharacterized protein LOC120003568 has translation MAHEMNFFRGIPFGRGRLRVFHLLFADDSLLFCQASEGDWCCIQKILDSYGRVSGQLINNSKTSIYFGRFTPVHLRVNLMSLIGVVEAQRFDRYLGLPAIVGRSKRNAFSYLLERIQKKISSWSHRNLSQAGKEVFVKAVL, from the coding sequence ATGGCTCATGAAATGAATTTTTTCCGTGGGATACCTTTTGGTAGAGGTCGGTTACGGGTTTTCCACTTGCTTTTTGCTGATGACAGTCTACTTTTTTGTCAAGCTAGTGAAGGAGATTGGTGTTGTATCCAAAAAATTTTGGATTCATATGGAAGGGTCTCAGGTCAGCTTATAAACAATAGTAAGACCAGTATCTATTTTGGTAGATTTACTCCAGTTCATCTTCGAGTTAATTTAATGTCTCTAATTGGTGTTGTTGAGGCTCAAAGGTTTGATCGTTATCTGGGGTTACCTGCTATTGTTGGCAGATCTAAAAGAAATGCCTTTTCATATTTATTGGAAAGAATTCAGAAGAAAATTTCGAGTTGGTCACATCGAAACCTCTCACAAGCTGGCAAAGAAGTCTTTGTTAAGGCTGTACTTTAA